The window TTTTTTCAAATTAGTCAAGCTCCCAATTTAAAGATCTTTCAACAGCTCTTTTCCATTTGCTATGTTTTAAGTCTCTGTCCTCTTCAGTCATAGTTGGAACAAATGTTTTTTCAAGACACCAGTTTTGTTTAATTTCATTTTTATCGTTCCAGAATCCAACTGCAAGTCCAGCAAGGTATGCTGCACCTAAAGCTGTTGTTTCAACAGTTGAAGGTCTATGAACCTCTTTACCAACTATATCTGATTGGAATTGCATTAAGAAATTATTTGCAGAAGCTCCACCATCAACTTTTAAAGCTTTTAGTTCAATTCCAGAATCTTCTTGCATAGCTTCTAAAACATCTCTAGTTTGATATGCAATAGACTCTAAAGTAGCTCTAATAATATGATTTTTATTAGCACCTCTAGTTAAACCAACAATAGCACCTCTAGCATACATATCCCAGTGAGGAGTTCCTAATCCAACAAAAGCTGGAACAAAATAAACGCCACCATTATCCTTAACTTTACTAGCAAAATATTCAGTGTCTTTAGAATCAGTAATTAGCTTTAATTCATCTCTTAACCATTGAACAGCGGCACCTGCAACAAAAATACTTCCTTCAAGAGCATACTCAACTTTTCCATCTAATCCAATAGCTATTGTAGTTAAAAGCCCATTTTTACTTTGGTACATTCTACTTCCTGTATTCATTAGCATAAAACAACCAGTTCCATAGGTATTTTTGGCTTCTCCTTTTTCAAAGCAGGCTTGTCCAAATAAAGCTGCTTGTTGATCTCCAGCAACCCCACAAATAGGAACCCTATGTCCACCTTTTCCACCAAGGTTAGCATACCCAAATGTTCCACTACAATCTTTAACTTCAGGAAGCATAGATTTAGGAATATTTAATTCTGTTAATAATTTTTCATCCCAACAAAGATCTTTAATATTATAAATCATAGTTCTAGAAGCATTAGTATAATCTGTTGCATGTGATTTACCATTTGTCAATTTCCAAATTAACCATGTATCAACAGTACCAAATAATAACTCTCCTCTTTCAGCTTGTTCTCTAGCACCTTCAACATTATCTAAAATCCATTTGATTTTAGTTCCTGAGAAGTATGCATCAACAACAAGACCAGTGTTGTCTCTGATATAATCAGCTAGTCCCTTAGCTTTTAAATCATCACATATATGGGCAGTTCTTCTACATTGCCATACAATTGCATTGTAAACAGGTTTTCCAGTTAGTTTATTCCAAACAATAGTAGTTTCTCTTTGATTTGTAATTCCAATACCAATAATATCATGTTGAGAAACTCCAGATTGCGCTATAGCCTCAGCTAAAACTCCACTTTGACTAGCCCAAATTTCCATAGGATCATGTTCAACCCATCCCTCTTTTGGATAGATTTGTCTAAATTCTTTTTGTGCACTTGCCACAATATTTTGTTGTTCATCAAAAATTATAGCTCTTGAGCTAGTTGTTCCTTGATCTAATGCGATTATATATTTCATAGAAAATCCTCCCTAGGTTATTATAATTTAATTGAAAAGAGCAGCGAAAGTAATAGCACCAATAATTCCACCAACTATAGGACCAGCAACAGGTACCCAAGCATATGACCAGTCAGAGTCACCCTTGTTTGTAATAGGTAAAATAGCGTGCATAATTCTAGGACCAAGGTCTCTAGCAGGATTAATAGCATAACCAGTAGGTCCACCTAAACTTAAACCTAAACTCCAAACATAGAATCCAGCAAGTAGAGGTCCTAAAATACCTGTAAACCCTCTTACCATATCTCCGTTTGGTAAAGTAGCAGTAAAAGCTTGGTTGTTAACATGACCAATAGCTAATAGTCCAAAAACAAGCATAAAAGTACCAATAGCTTCTGTTACAAAGTTCCATTTTAAATCTCTAATAGCAGGACCAGTAGAGAAAGAACCTAAGATAGCACCAGTATCAGTTGTTTCGTCATAATGTCTTTTGTAAGTAAGATATACAAAAATTTGTCCAAACATAGCACCTAAAATTTGGGCAATAACATAACCTAAAACAAGATTTCCTGGGAAAAGTCCAGCAACAGCAAATCCAATAGTTAAAGCTGGATTAAGATGAGCTCCACTAATCCATCCCACACAATAAGCTCCCGTCATAACAGCAAGTCCCCAAGCTGTAGTAATAACAATCCAACCAGAGCTGTTTCCTTTACTTTTGTTTAAAACCACGTTTGCAACAACACCGTTACCAAGTAAAACAAGAATTGCAGTACCAATAAACTCAGCTACAAAAACATTCATGATTATCCTCCCTTATTATTTTTTTTATATTAAAAAAAGCTATTCAAAAAAAGAGAATTCTAAGAAATCCTTTTTAATTGAATAGCTTCTCTAATATCTCTAGCTAAACTAATTTAAAATATTTAGTTTTGTTGTAGATATAGCTACAGCACCACTATTTAAGGCTATTTGAACATCCTCTTCGTCAGATATCAAGCCTCCAGCAATAATAGGAATAGAGCTTTCCTTTGAAATTTTTTCAATAATTTTAGGCATAACTCCAGGCAGAATTTCAATTGCATCAATATATGTTTCATTAAAAAGTTTTTCTGTTGTTGTTAAAGAAAGGGAATCGATTAAGAAACACCTAAGAATAACTAAAAATCCAATTTTATGAGCATATTTTGCAACTTGAGATTTTGTAGTTATAACTCCATCTGCAAAAGTATTATCTTTTAAATAGTCGATAGCAGAGTTATCTTTAGTATTTAACCCTTGTATCATATCAAGATGTATAAAGCAAAGTTTACCACTTGCTTTAATAAGGCGAGTAGTTTCTTCTATAGAACAGATATCGCTACTAAGAAGAAATATTATCTTTGAAGAGCTAAGAAGAGCTTTTTCCAAAGATTGTTGATCTTTCACAGCTAATATTTTGTTATTTTTGATTAAAATCTTTTCAAAATTTGGATTCATTTTGATCTCCTTTTTGTGTCTTATCAATATTAAGTATACTATATTAATTTTAAATGTCAAGTTAATTAACAGTTAATTTTTTAAATTTGACAAAAAAATAATAAAGGGGTTATAATAAACCCCTTTAAATTCAATATATTATAAATTTTTTGATGGTTTTGTAACACCAATTAAAACACAAGTAACAAGAGAACCTATAACAACAGATAATAGATACATCATTGGGTTAGTAATGATAGGTAAAACAAATAATCCACCATGAGGTGCTGGTAATTGACACTTAAATGCCATTGATAAACCTCCAGCTAAAGCAGAACCAATAACACAACTAGGAATAACTCTAATAGGATCAGCAGCAGCAAAAGGTATTGCTCCTTCAGTTATAAAAGAAGCTCCCATAATATAGTTAGTTAAACCAGCTTCTCTCTCTTCAGTAGAGAATTTGTGTTTAAAAAATGTAGTAGCTAAAGCAATTCCCAATGGAGGAGTCATTCCTCCAGCCATAACAGCAGCATGAGGATAGTAGTTTCCAGCAGCTATAGCAGCAATTCCAAAGGTAAATGCAGCTTTATTTATAGGACCTCCCATATCAATAGCCATCATTCCTCCAACAATCGCACCAAGCAATATTAAATTACCAGTTCCTAAAGAGTTTAAGAAATTAGTAATACTATTATTAACAGCAGCTACTGGAGATATAACAACACCATACATAAGAATACCAGTTATTAAAATTCCAA of the Cetobacterium sp. NK01 genome contains:
- a CDS encoding MIP/aquaporin family protein, whose protein sequence is MNVFVAEFIGTAILVLLGNGVVANVVLNKSKGNSSGWIVITTAWGLAVMTGAYCVGWISGAHLNPALTIGFAVAGLFPGNLVLGYVIAQILGAMFGQIFVYLTYKRHYDETTDTGAILGSFSTGPAIRDLKWNFVTEAIGTFMLVFGLLAIGHVNNQAFTATLPNGDMVRGFTGILGPLLAGFYVWSLGLSLGGPTGYAINPARDLGPRIMHAILPITNKGDSDWSYAWVPVAGPIVGGIIGAITFAALFN
- the glpK gene encoding glycerol kinase GlpK, translating into MKYIIALDQGTTSSRAIIFDEQQNIVASAQKEFRQIYPKEGWVEHDPMEIWASQSGVLAEAIAQSGVSQHDIIGIGITNQRETTIVWNKLTGKPVYNAIVWQCRRTAHICDDLKAKGLADYIRDNTGLVVDAYFSGTKIKWILDNVEGAREQAERGELLFGTVDTWLIWKLTNGKSHATDYTNASRTMIYNIKDLCWDEKLLTELNIPKSMLPEVKDCSGTFGYANLGGKGGHRVPICGVAGDQQAALFGQACFEKGEAKNTYGTGCFMLMNTGSRMYQSKNGLLTTIAIGLDGKVEYALEGSIFVAGAAVQWLRDELKLITDSKDTEYFASKVKDNGGVYFVPAFVGLGTPHWDMYARGAIVGLTRGANKNHIIRATLESIAYQTRDVLEAMQEDSGIELKALKVDGGASANNFLMQFQSDIVGKEVHRPSTVETTALGAAYLAGLAVGFWNDKNEIKQNWCLEKTFVPTMTEEDRDLKHSKWKRAVERSLNWELD
- a CDS encoding glycerol-3-phosphate responsive antiterminator; this translates as MNPNFEKILIKNNKILAVKDQQSLEKALLSSSKIIFLLSSDICSIEETTRLIKASGKLCFIHLDMIQGLNTKDNSAIDYLKDNTFADGVITTKSQVAKYAHKIGFLVILRCFLIDSLSLTTTEKLFNETYIDAIEILPGVMPKIIEKISKESSIPIIAGGLISDEEDVQIALNSGAVAISTTKLNILN